One stretch of Saccharopolyspora erythraea DNA includes these proteins:
- a CDS encoding transporter substrate-binding domain-containing protein: MNRKTLALGLALALVAVIAAGTTWLALSSPSANPVPPAPNRLEQVVQRGELRVCSTGDYRPFTYRDASGAWSGIDIDMAHDLAARLGVRATIVPTTWKTLMRDFQQRCDIAVGGVSVTLERAKQAFFSRAYVVDGKTPITRCENAERFRTLEQIDQPGVRAIVNPGGTNEQFARQNLKRATVVEHSDNNTIFEQVIAGHADLMMTDAAETKWQAKQHPELCAVHPDQPFTFSEKAYLLPLGDVVFQQWVDQWLNLALHDGTYARIARPWIG, from the coding sequence ATGAACCGCAAGACGCTCGCGCTCGGGCTCGCACTGGCGCTGGTCGCCGTCATCGCCGCAGGCACCACCTGGCTCGCGCTCTCCAGCCCGTCCGCGAACCCGGTGCCGCCGGCCCCGAACCGCCTGGAACAGGTCGTCCAGCGCGGCGAGCTGCGTGTGTGCAGCACCGGCGACTACCGGCCCTTCACCTACCGCGACGCCTCGGGTGCCTGGAGCGGCATCGACATCGACATGGCGCACGACCTCGCGGCCCGCCTCGGGGTGCGCGCGACCATCGTGCCCACCACGTGGAAGACGCTGATGCGCGACTTCCAGCAGCGGTGCGACATCGCCGTGGGCGGTGTCTCGGTCACCCTGGAACGCGCGAAGCAGGCGTTTTTCAGCCGCGCCTACGTCGTCGACGGCAAGACTCCGATCACGCGCTGCGAGAACGCCGAGCGCTTCCGGACGCTGGAGCAGATCGACCAGCCCGGGGTCCGCGCGATCGTCAACCCCGGTGGGACGAACGAGCAGTTCGCCCGCCAGAACCTCAAGCGGGCCACCGTCGTCGAGCACTCCGACAACAACACGATCTTCGAGCAGGTGATCGCGGGTCACGCGGATCTGATGATGACCGACGCCGCCGAGACGAAGTGGCAGGCCAAGCAGCACCCCGAGCTGTGCGCGGTCCACCCCGACCAGCCGTTCACGTTCTCGGAGAAGGCCTACCTGCTGCCTCTCGGCGACGTCGTCTTCCAGCAGTGGGTCGACCAGTGGCTCAACCTCGCCCTGCACGACGGCACCTACGCCCGCATCGCCCGGCCCTGGATCGGTTGA
- a CDS encoding SWIM zinc finger family protein, whose product MSDWREYGPPIRVEGGLQARSRRGRIAQTWWSQRFIEVLESFGMGGRLQRGKRYARAGQVLNLSVSTSLVIGLVQGSRETPYRVRIGIKAFSPAEWARIEEALAGQALFAAKLLAGEMPADIEAEFERLGLRLFPDTMRELTMDCSCPDWEIPCKHLAAACYLLAESFDEDPFQILAWRGRGREELLDRLRSLRGTVTGAAPAEPQAPSLAESLDSFWTMPPVSTTPARESPRPDTLLDQLGPLAVGDVDVVEHLRAAYRAMASEHSPES is encoded by the coding sequence GTGAGTGACTGGCGCGAGTACGGGCCGCCGATCCGCGTCGAGGGCGGGTTGCAGGCGCGCAGCAGGCGCGGCCGCATCGCCCAGACCTGGTGGTCGCAGCGGTTCATCGAGGTGCTGGAGTCCTTCGGCATGGGCGGGCGGTTGCAGCGCGGCAAGCGCTACGCCCGCGCCGGGCAGGTGCTGAACCTGTCGGTGTCGACCAGCCTGGTCATCGGGCTGGTCCAGGGTTCGCGGGAGACGCCCTACCGGGTGCGCATCGGGATCAAGGCGTTCAGCCCCGCCGAGTGGGCGCGCATCGAGGAGGCGCTGGCCGGGCAGGCGCTGTTCGCGGCGAAGCTGCTGGCCGGCGAGATGCCGGCAGACATCGAGGCCGAGTTCGAACGGCTCGGGCTGCGGCTGTTCCCCGACACCATGCGCGAGCTGACCATGGACTGCTCCTGCCCGGACTGGGAGATCCCGTGCAAGCACCTGGCCGCCGCCTGCTACCTGCTGGCCGAGTCCTTCGACGAGGACCCGTTCCAGATCCTGGCCTGGCGCGGCCGGGGCAGGGAGGAACTGCTCGACCGGCTCCGGTCGCTGCGCGGCACCGTCACCGGCGCCGCTCCCGCCGAACCGCAGGCCCCGTCGCTGGCGGAGTCGCTGGACTCCTTCTGGACCATGCCGCCGGTGTCGACGACCCCGGCGCGGGAGAGCCCGCGCCCGGACACGCTGCTCGACCAGCTCGGACCGCTGGCGGTTGGCGACGTCGACGTCGTGGAACACCTGCGCGCCGCGTACCGGGCGATGGCGTCCGAACACTCCCCGGAGTCCTAG
- a CDS encoding DEAD/DEAH box helicase, whose protein sequence is MLVVHGVPTPGGLALWAEDSELPPRLPGRRGTRPVPHPFALPGEALAERFGTPGAEVSAMTLLLPSYASAPAASPELVRDPLAAGPAPRGRLRLLPWAVPVLVVGSTLPELEGCRTGASVQYLNRLVDLAGELVAHGQVLPALVEGPDGPAARWRPARSGTYSARFAALRDAMPPICRSEQVAPSEGRAPAEVLATALDALVDDIARERLAGVELDGGGGAVSAWLGALTGDARFEAGPAELAELADRLAGWHAGGPHESPVRTCFRLRSPDQGAPADEDWRLEFLLQATEDPSVLVSAEEVWRDHGSVLRRWVCEPEELLLADLGRASRLYPGLDEALREAHPAGIRLDVDGAYDFLTHSALLDQAGYGVLLPAWWGRTHELGLKLTASGRGTSGVVAKEDGFGLDALVDYRWDLALGGERLTEAELSDLAAAKVPLVRVRGQWVQVDRRRLAAGLAFLERTGTGRMTAGDVLAQAALHPDDAAHPMPVTEVSADGWLGDLLSGQVERHLEPIDPGPAFTASLRPYQRRGLAWLAFLDRLGLGACLADDMGLGKTVQLLALESLARRGPTLLICPMSLVGNWQREAARFAPGLSVHVHHGADRLTGADLVETAAEHDLVITTYALATRDADTLAEVGWDRVVLDEAQNIKNSASRQSQVIRALPARHRVALTGTPVENRLAELWSIMDFANPGVLGSVHTFRARFAVPVERDGDTEAAERLRRVTGPFVLRRLKTDPSIIGDLPEKFEMRQLCNLTAEQASLYQAVVDDMLRRIDESEGMERRGLVLATMSKLKQVCNHPAQFLGDGSPLPGRSGKLARLEEILEEALADGDKALCFTQFAGFGGMLVPHLSARFDTEVLYLHGGTPKKQRDAMVERFQSADGPAVFVLSLKAGGTGLTLTGANHVIHLDRWWNPAVEDQATDRAFRIGQRRDVQVRKLTCIGTLEEKIDRMLEDKKALAQLVVGAGEHWLTELSTGRLRELLTLSGEAVGE, encoded by the coding sequence ATGCTGGTCGTCCACGGGGTGCCCACGCCGGGCGGGCTGGCGCTGTGGGCGGAGGACTCGGAGCTGCCGCCCCGGCTGCCCGGCCGGCGCGGCACGCGCCCGGTGCCGCACCCCTTCGCGTTGCCGGGTGAGGCGCTGGCAGAGCGGTTCGGCACCCCGGGCGCCGAGGTCTCGGCGATGACCTTGCTCCTGCCGTCCTACGCCTCGGCGCCCGCGGCTTCTCCGGAGCTGGTCCGCGACCCGCTCGCGGCGGGCCCGGCGCCGCGCGGACGGCTGCGGCTGCTGCCGTGGGCGGTGCCGGTGCTGGTCGTCGGTTCGACGCTGCCGGAGCTGGAGGGCTGCCGGACCGGCGCCTCGGTGCAGTACCTGAACAGGCTGGTCGACCTCGCCGGAGAGCTGGTCGCGCACGGCCAGGTGCTGCCAGCGCTGGTCGAAGGACCGGACGGGCCTGCCGCGCGGTGGCGTCCCGCCCGGTCGGGTACCTACTCCGCCCGCTTCGCCGCGTTGCGCGACGCGATGCCGCCGATCTGCCGCAGCGAGCAGGTCGCGCCGTCGGAGGGCCGGGCTCCGGCGGAGGTGCTGGCCACCGCGCTGGACGCACTGGTCGACGACATCGCGCGCGAACGGCTCGCCGGTGTCGAGCTCGATGGCGGTGGTGGCGCGGTGTCGGCGTGGTTGGGCGCGCTGACCGGCGACGCCCGGTTCGAGGCCGGCCCCGCCGAGCTCGCAGAGCTGGCCGATCGCCTGGCCGGCTGGCACGCGGGCGGCCCGCACGAGAGCCCGGTGCGCACGTGCTTCCGGCTGCGGTCGCCGGACCAGGGCGCGCCCGCCGACGAGGACTGGCGGCTCGAGTTCCTGTTGCAGGCGACCGAAGACCCGAGCGTCCTGGTCAGCGCCGAGGAGGTGTGGCGCGACCACGGGAGCGTGCTGCGGCGCTGGGTCTGCGAGCCCGAGGAGCTGCTGCTCGCCGACCTCGGCCGGGCCAGCAGGCTCTACCCCGGACTCGACGAGGCGCTGCGCGAGGCCCATCCGGCAGGGATCCGCCTCGACGTCGACGGCGCCTACGACTTCCTCACCCACTCGGCGCTGCTGGACCAGGCCGGCTACGGCGTGCTGCTGCCCGCGTGGTGGGGACGCACGCACGAGCTGGGCCTCAAGCTCACCGCCAGCGGTCGCGGCACCAGCGGCGTGGTCGCGAAGGAGGACGGGTTCGGCCTGGACGCGCTGGTCGACTACCGCTGGGACCTCGCGCTCGGCGGCGAGCGGCTCACAGAGGCCGAGCTCAGCGACCTCGCGGCGGCGAAGGTCCCGCTGGTGCGGGTCCGCGGGCAGTGGGTGCAGGTCGACCGGAGACGACTGGCGGCGGGCCTGGCGTTCCTCGAGCGCACCGGCACGGGACGGATGACGGCCGGGGACGTGCTGGCCCAGGCCGCACTGCACCCCGACGACGCCGCGCACCCGATGCCGGTGACGGAGGTGAGCGCCGACGGCTGGCTCGGCGACCTGCTGTCCGGCCAGGTCGAACGCCACCTGGAGCCGATCGACCCGGGCCCGGCGTTCACCGCGAGCCTGCGGCCCTACCAGCGGCGCGGCCTGGCCTGGCTGGCGTTCCTGGACCGGCTCGGCCTCGGCGCGTGCCTGGCCGACGACATGGGGCTGGGCAAGACGGTGCAGCTGCTGGCGCTGGAGTCGCTGGCGCGGCGCGGGCCGACGCTGCTGATCTGCCCGATGTCGCTGGTCGGCAACTGGCAGCGCGAGGCCGCCAGGTTCGCGCCCGGGCTGTCGGTGCACGTCCACCACGGCGCCGACCGGCTCACCGGGGCCGATCTCGTGGAGACCGCGGCCGAGCACGACCTCGTCATCACCACCTACGCGCTGGCCACCCGGGATGCCGACACCCTCGCCGAGGTCGGCTGGGACCGGGTGGTGCTCGACGAGGCGCAGAACATCAAGAACAGCGCGTCGCGCCAGTCCCAGGTGATCCGCGCGCTGCCCGCCCGGCACCGGGTGGCGCTGACCGGTACGCCGGTGGAGAACCGGCTGGCGGAGCTGTGGTCGATCATGGACTTCGCCAACCCCGGCGTGCTCGGGTCGGTGCACACCTTCCGCGCCCGCTTCGCGGTGCCGGTGGAGCGCGACGGCGACACCGAGGCCGCCGAGCGGCTGCGCCGCGTCACCGGGCCGTTCGTGCTGCGCAGGCTCAAGACCGACCCGTCGATCATCGGCGACCTGCCCGAGAAGTTCGAGATGCGCCAGCTGTGCAATCTGACCGCCGAACAGGCGTCGCTCTACCAGGCGGTGGTGGACGACATGCTGCGCCGCATCGACGAGAGCGAGGGCATGGAGCGCCGCGGACTGGTGCTGGCCACGATGTCCAAGCTCAAGCAGGTCTGCAACCACCCGGCGCAGTTCCTCGGCGACGGTTCGCCGCTGCCCGGGCGCTCCGGGAAGCTCGCGCGGCTGGAGGAGATCCTCGAGGAGGCGCTCGCCGACGGCGACAAGGCGCTGTGCTTCACGCAGTTCGCCGGTTTCGGCGGGATGCTGGTGCCGCACCTGTCGGCCCGCTTCGACACCGAGGTGCTCTACCTGCACGGCGGCACGCCCAAGAAGCAGCGCGACGCGATGGTGGAGCGCTTCCAGTCCGCCGACGGGCCCGCCGTCTTCGTGCTCTCGCTCAAGGCGGGCGGCACCGGGCTGACGCTGACCGGCGCCAACCACGTCATCCACCTGGACCGGTGGTGGAACCCGGCGGTCGAGGACCAGGCGACCGACCGCGCGTTCCGGATCGGGCAGCGGCGCGACGTGCAGGTCCGCAAGCTGACCTGCATCGGCACCCTGGAGGAGAAGATCGACCGGATGCTGGAGGACAAGAAGGCGCTGGCCCAGCTCGTCGTCGGTGCCGGGGAGCACTGGCTGACCGAGCTGTCCACCGGGCGGCTGCGCGAGCTGCTGACCCTGTCCGGGGAGGCCGTCGGTGAGTGA
- a CDS encoding SDR family NAD(P)-dependent oxidoreductase: MPERVVITGASSGLGRAAAEEVAATGRHVVLACRDADAGATAADEIRARVPDASLEVLELDLADLASVRAAAKALLTGPPLGALVCNAGVQVVGGVRRSRDGHELTFATNHLGHFLLARLLLDHLAEAGRIVLVSSGTHYGPRRSMGFPAPHWESPGALADPELSVLDDSPRSGRIRYATSKLANIYTTYELNRRRNGRRITVNAFDPGLMPQTGLVRDYPGRVRRLYDRIAPVLVRAVPGVRSVARSAADLAWLVTADEPGVVSGLYFVGRRPRKTSDESYDRARAFELWEFSERLVSE; encoded by the coding sequence ATGCCCGAGCGGGTCGTCATCACCGGTGCGTCGTCGGGGCTCGGCCGAGCCGCGGCCGAAGAGGTCGCCGCCACCGGGCGCCACGTCGTCCTGGCCTGCCGCGACGCGGACGCGGGTGCGACCGCGGCCGACGAGATCCGCGCGCGGGTGCCCGACGCGAGCCTGGAGGTCCTCGAACTCGACCTCGCCGACCTGGCATCGGTGCGCGCGGCGGCCAAGGCGCTCCTGACCGGTCCTCCGCTGGGGGCACTGGTGTGCAACGCGGGGGTGCAGGTCGTCGGCGGGGTCCGGCGTTCCCGCGACGGCCACGAGCTGACCTTCGCCACCAACCACCTCGGGCACTTCCTGCTGGCCCGGCTGCTGCTCGACCACCTCGCCGAGGCCGGGCGGATCGTGCTGGTCTCCAGCGGCACGCACTACGGTCCGCGCAGATCCATGGGATTTCCCGCTCCGCACTGGGAAAGCCCCGGCGCCCTCGCCGACCCGGAACTGTCGGTCCTGGACGACTCGCCGCGCTCGGGCCGCATCCGCTACGCGACGTCCAAGCTCGCCAACATCTACACCACCTACGAGCTGAACCGGCGCCGCAACGGCCGCCGGATCACCGTCAACGCCTTCGATCCCGGCCTGATGCCGCAGACCGGGCTCGTCCGCGACTACCCCGGCCGCGTCCGGCGCCTCTACGACCGGATCGCTCCGGTGCTGGTCCGCGCGGTCCCGGGCGTCCGGTCGGTGGCGCGGTCGGCGGCCGACCTGGCCTGGCTGGTCACGGCCGACGAGCCCGGCGTGGTGAGCGGCCTCTACTTCGTCGGCCGCAGGCCGCGCAAGACCTCCGACGAGTCCTACGACCGCGCCCGGGCCTTCGAACTGTGGGAGTTCTCCGAGCGACTGGTCTCCGAGTAA
- a CDS encoding DUF4326 domain-containing protein, which produces MAEQLPEEADRWSDDERERGAAVLDGRTVVVNVRKTGPHKHLVPWLLSEGLLTYVGHSGPRHSWPASDFASPFVREAKTDREAMVRHYEKWLDEQPGLLHRVREGELSGQALGCWCAPKACHADVLARRATHPD; this is translated from the coding sequence GTGGCCGAGCAGCTTCCGGAGGAAGCCGACCGGTGGAGCGACGACGAGCGGGAGCGCGGCGCGGCCGTCCTCGATGGCCGCACGGTCGTGGTCAACGTCCGCAAGACCGGCCCGCACAAGCACCTCGTGCCGTGGCTGCTGTCGGAGGGGCTGCTGACCTACGTCGGGCATTCCGGTCCGCGGCACTCGTGGCCCGCGTCGGACTTCGCCAGCCCGTTCGTCAGGGAGGCCAAGACCGACCGCGAGGCCATGGTGCGGCACTACGAGAAGTGGCTCGACGAGCAGCCGGGGCTGCTGCACCGGGTCCGGGAAGGCGAGCTGTCCGGTCAGGCGCTCGGGTGCTGGTGCGCGCCCAAGGCCTGCCACGCCGACGTGCTGGCCCGCCGAGCCACCCACCCGGACTGA
- a CDS encoding NAD+ synthase — MPQLRIALAQVNAGVGDIAGNSSMVLDWTREAVQQGAHLVAFPETVLAGYPVEDLALRKSFAAANRAAVESLAQRLQQAGCGDALVVVGHLDRDDEGVRNSASLLYDGRVVATYDKHHLPNYGVFDEARYFAPGFDLPIVRLHGLDVGVVICEDIWQNGGPVSALGEVGVDLVVCINSSPYERAKDDQRMPLVAGRAAEAGAPMAYVNMVGGQDELVFDGDSMVVGTDGQVLARAPQFTEHLLVLDMDLPAGGHTATTVPEESGRIRRPAFDITRTVLQADPLPPYEPLPAQPLPEPLPDEAEVWAALVTGLRDYVQKNGFRSVTFGFSGGIDSAVCAALCADAIGGNALYGVSMPSHYSSEHSRSDAADLARRLGCHFEVQPIGDMVDVFVRRLELSGLAEENVQARCRGVTLMALSNQHGHLVLAPGNKTELAVGYSTIYGDAVGGFAPIKDVPKTLVWKLAQWRNAEAEKRGEVPPIPENSISKPPSAELRPDQVDTDSLPPYEILDVVLDGYVEGDRGYADLVGEGFDAELVERIIQLVDRAEYKRRQYPPGTKITLKAFGRDRRLPVTNRWREVRP; from the coding sequence ATGCCGCAGTTGCGCATCGCTCTCGCACAGGTCAACGCCGGCGTCGGCGACATCGCCGGCAACAGCTCGATGGTCCTGGACTGGACCCGCGAAGCCGTCCAGCAGGGCGCCCACCTGGTGGCGTTCCCGGAGACGGTACTGGCGGGCTACCCGGTCGAGGACCTCGCGCTGCGCAAGTCCTTCGCCGCGGCCAACCGCGCCGCGGTGGAGTCGCTGGCGCAGCGCCTCCAGCAGGCCGGTTGCGGCGACGCCCTGGTCGTGGTCGGCCACCTCGACCGCGACGACGAGGGCGTCCGCAACTCCGCGTCGCTGCTCTACGACGGCCGGGTGGTGGCGACCTACGACAAGCACCACCTGCCCAACTACGGCGTCTTCGACGAGGCCCGATACTTCGCGCCCGGCTTCGACCTGCCGATCGTGCGGCTGCACGGGCTCGACGTGGGCGTGGTGATCTGCGAGGACATCTGGCAGAACGGCGGGCCGGTCTCGGCGCTCGGGGAGGTCGGCGTGGACCTGGTGGTCTGCATCAACAGCTCGCCCTACGAGCGCGCCAAGGACGACCAGCGCATGCCGCTGGTGGCCGGGCGCGCCGCCGAGGCCGGGGCGCCGATGGCCTACGTCAACATGGTCGGCGGGCAGGACGAGCTGGTCTTCGACGGCGACTCGATGGTGGTCGGCACCGACGGGCAGGTGCTGGCGCGGGCGCCGCAGTTCACCGAGCACCTGCTGGTGCTGGACATGGACCTGCCCGCGGGCGGCCACACCGCGACGACGGTGCCCGAGGAGTCCGGCCGGATCCGCAGGCCAGCCTTCGACATCACACGCACGGTGCTGCAGGCCGACCCGCTGCCGCCCTACGAGCCGCTGCCCGCCCAGCCGCTGCCCGAGCCGCTGCCCGACGAGGCCGAGGTGTGGGCCGCGCTGGTCACCGGGTTGCGTGACTACGTGCAGAAGAACGGGTTCCGGTCGGTGACGTTCGGTTTCTCCGGCGGCATCGACTCGGCGGTGTGCGCGGCGCTGTGCGCCGACGCGATCGGCGGGAACGCGCTGTACGGGGTCTCGATGCCGTCGCACTACTCCTCCGAGCACTCCCGCTCCGACGCCGCCGACCTGGCCCGCAGGCTCGGCTGCCACTTCGAGGTGCAGCCGATCGGCGACATGGTGGACGTGTTCGTGCGCAGGCTGGAGCTGAGCGGGCTGGCCGAGGAGAACGTCCAGGCCCGCTGCCGGGGCGTCACGCTGATGGCGCTGTCCAACCAGCACGGTCACCTGGTGCTGGCGCCCGGCAACAAGACCGAGCTGGCCGTCGGCTACTCGACGATCTACGGCGACGCGGTCGGCGGGTTCGCGCCGATCAAGGACGTGCCCAAGACGCTGGTGTGGAAGCTGGCCCAGTGGCGCAACGCCGAGGCCGAGAAGCGCGGCGAGGTGCCGCCGATCCCGGAGAACTCGATCAGCAAGCCGCCGTCGGCGGAGCTGCGCCCGGACCAGGTCGACACCGACTCGCTGCCGCCGTACGAGATCCTCGACGTGGTGCTCGACGGCTACGTCGAGGGCGACCGCGGCTACGCCGACCTGGTCGGCGAGGGCTTCGACGCCGAGCTGGTCGAGCGGATCATCCAGCTGGTGGACCGCGCCGAGTACAAGCGCAGGCAGTACCCGCCGGGCACCAAGATCACCCTGAAGGCCTTCGGGCGGGACCGGCGGCTGCCGGTGACCAACCGCTGGCGCGAAGTACGTCCGTAG
- a CDS encoding glutathione S-transferase family protein yields the protein MTSTKDAVTARGEWVRQANRFTERITADGSSAHPVEPGRYHLVVSLACPWAHRSVIVRRLLGLEDAISLGVVDPIRDERGWRFTLDPRGRDPVTGMEFLSEAYLATDPDFDGRFTVPAVIDTTTGQVATNDYPQLTLDLSTQWRRHHRAGAPELYPEHLRAEIDEVNAEVFRDVNQGVYRCGFARSQEAYEEAFDALFARLDALSERLRERRYLVGDSITEADIRLFTTLVRFDAAYHGHFKCNRHKLTELPVLWAYARDLFQTPGFGDTVDFDHIKRHYYRTHPGINPNGLVPAGPDLSGWHTGHGREALGGSPFGEGTAP from the coding sequence ATGACCTCCACCAAGGATGCGGTGACCGCCCGGGGGGAGTGGGTGCGCCAGGCGAACCGGTTCACCGAGCGCATCACCGCCGACGGCTCGTCGGCCCATCCCGTCGAGCCGGGCAGGTACCACCTGGTCGTCAGCCTGGCCTGCCCGTGGGCGCACCGGTCGGTGATCGTGCGCAGGCTGCTGGGGCTGGAGGACGCGATCTCGCTCGGCGTCGTCGACCCGATCCGCGACGAGCGCGGCTGGCGGTTCACCCTCGACCCGCGGGGCCGGGACCCGGTGACCGGCATGGAGTTCCTGTCCGAGGCGTACCTGGCCACCGACCCTGATTTCGACGGACGCTTCACCGTGCCCGCGGTGATCGACACGACGACCGGCCAGGTGGCGACCAACGACTACCCGCAGCTCACGCTCGACCTGTCGACCCAGTGGCGCCGCCACCACCGCGCGGGCGCACCGGAGCTGTACCCCGAGCACCTGCGCGCCGAGATCGACGAGGTCAATGCCGAGGTGTTCCGCGACGTCAACCAGGGCGTGTACCGCTGCGGTTTCGCCCGGTCGCAGGAGGCCTACGAGGAGGCGTTCGACGCGCTGTTCGCCAGGCTGGACGCGCTGTCCGAACGGCTGCGCGAGCGCCGCTACCTCGTCGGCGACTCGATCACCGAGGCCGACATCCGGCTGTTCACCACGCTGGTCCGCTTCGACGCGGCGTACCACGGCCACTTCAAGTGCAACCGGCACAAGCTGACCGAGCTGCCGGTGCTGTGGGCCTACGCCCGGGACCTGTTCCAGACCCCGGGTTTCGGCGACACCGTGGACTTCGACCACATCAAGCGGCACTACTACCGCACGCATCCGGGCATCAACCCGAACGGGCTGGTCCCGGCCGGTCCGGACCTCTCGGGCTGGCACACCGGGCACGGCCGCGAAGCCCTTGGCGGCAGCCCCTTCGGCGAGGGCACCGCTCCCTGA
- the npdG gene encoding NADPH-dependent F420 reductase yields MADVREMTVGVLGGTGAQGKGLAIRWARAGLKVVIGSRSSERAQQAAAEIAGIAGGDVTGQDNAGAAAVSDIVLLALPWDGHAETLTALRGELAGKIVIDCVNPLGFDKQGPYALEVPEGSAAQQAERLLPDSRVTAAFHHVSAVTLADLDVAEVDLDVLVLGDDREATDVVRALADVIPGVRGVYGGRLRNAHQVEALTANLIAINRRYKAHAGLRITDI; encoded by the coding sequence GTGGCTGACGTGCGCGAGATGACGGTTGGGGTGCTCGGTGGTACCGGGGCGCAGGGCAAGGGGCTGGCGATCCGGTGGGCCAGGGCTGGCCTGAAGGTCGTGATCGGCTCGCGCAGCTCCGAGCGCGCCCAGCAGGCGGCGGCCGAGATCGCCGGAATCGCGGGTGGTGACGTGACCGGCCAGGACAACGCCGGTGCGGCGGCGGTGTCCGACATCGTGCTGCTGGCGCTGCCCTGGGACGGCCATGCCGAGACGCTGACCGCGTTGCGCGGTGAGCTGGCGGGCAAGATCGTGATCGACTGCGTGAACCCGCTCGGGTTCGACAAGCAGGGCCCCTACGCCCTGGAAGTGCCTGAGGGCAGCGCGGCGCAGCAGGCCGAGCGCTTGCTGCCGGACTCGCGGGTCACCGCGGCGTTCCACCATGTCTCGGCGGTGACCCTGGCCGACCTGGATGTCGCCGAGGTCGACCTGGACGTGCTTGTCCTCGGCGACGACCGGGAAGCCACCGACGTCGTTCGCGCGCTCGCCGACGTCATCCCCGGCGTTCGCGGCGTCTACGGCGGACGGCTGCGCAACGCCCACCAGGTCGAGGCGTTGACGGCGAACCTGATCGCGATCAACCGCCGCTACAAGGCCCACGCCGGTCTGCGCATCACCGACATCTGA
- the panB gene encoding 3-methyl-2-oxobutanoate hydroxymethyltransferase, protein MTAAHDRSENQPGRPNGETTAPYGSAPRRRRVRTRHLLELKQRGEAWPMLTSYDMYTARIFDEAGIPVLLVGDSAANNVYGYDTTVPVTVDELIPLARAVTRGARSAMVVADLPFGSYEASPEQALATGVRFMKEGGAHAVKLEGGRPFARHVEALVNAGIPVMGHIGFTPQSEHTLGGYRVQGRGEQAEELAADARALQDAGAFAVVLEMVSSEAAKRVTAELAIPTVGIGAGPECDAQVLVWTDMAGMNTGRTARFVKRYADLGGTLARAAHEFADEVRGGAFPAPEHSFE, encoded by the coding sequence ATGACTGCTGCCCACGATCGGTCGGAGAACCAGCCGGGACGCCCGAACGGCGAGACCACCGCCCCCTACGGCTCGGCACCGCGCCGCAGGCGGGTCCGGACCCGGCACCTGCTGGAGCTCAAGCAGCGCGGCGAAGCATGGCCGATGCTCACCTCCTACGACATGTACACGGCGCGGATCTTCGACGAGGCGGGCATCCCCGTCCTGCTCGTCGGCGACTCCGCGGCCAACAACGTCTACGGCTACGACACGACGGTGCCCGTCACCGTCGACGAGCTGATTCCACTGGCCAGGGCGGTCACGCGGGGCGCCCGCAGCGCCATGGTGGTCGCCGATCTGCCGTTCGGCTCCTACGAGGCGTCGCCGGAGCAGGCGCTGGCGACCGGTGTGCGGTTCATGAAGGAAGGCGGCGCGCACGCGGTCAAGCTCGAGGGCGGACGCCCGTTCGCCAGGCACGTCGAGGCGCTGGTCAACGCGGGCATCCCGGTGATGGGCCACATCGGCTTCACCCCGCAGAGCGAACACACCCTCGGCGGCTACCGGGTGCAGGGGCGCGGCGAGCAGGCCGAGGAGCTCGCCGCCGACGCCCGCGCGCTCCAGGACGCCGGTGCGTTCGCGGTGGTGCTGGAGATGGTGTCGAGCGAGGCCGCCAAGCGGGTCACCGCCGAGCTGGCCATTCCGACCGTCGGCATCGGCGCCGGGCCGGAGTGCGACGCGCAGGTGCTGGTGTGGACCGACATGGCCGGGATGAACACAGGGCGGACCGCCAGGTTCGTCAAGCGCTACGCGGACCTGGGCGGCACGCTGGCCAGGGCCGCGCACGAGTTCGCCGACGAAGTGCGCGGGGGTGCCTTCCCCGCGCCGGAGCACAGCTTCGAGTGA